In Populus nigra chromosome 1, ddPopNigr1.1, whole genome shotgun sequence, one genomic interval encodes:
- the LOC133674222 gene encoding citrate synthase, mitochondrial isoform X3, translated as MVFFRSVPLLSRLRSHAHQVQKQSNLSNSFRWIQTQTISSDLDLHSQLKELIPEQQERLKKLKSEYGKVQLGNITVDMVLGGMRGMTGLLWETSLLDPDEGIRFRGMSIPECQKLLPAAKPGGEPLPEGLLWLLLTGKVPTKEQVGALSKELRDRASVPDYVFKAIDALPVTAHPMTQFATGVMALQVQSEFQKAYEKGIHKSKYWEPTYEDSLSLIARVPIVASYIYRRIYKDGKVIPMNDSLDYGGNFSHMLGFDSPEMQELMRLYVTIHSDHEGGNVSAHAGHLVASALSDPYLSFAAALNGLAGPLHGLANQEVLLWIKSVVEECGENITTEQLKDYVWKTLNSGKVVPGFGHGVLRKTDPRYTCQREFALKHLPEDPLFQLVSKLYEVVPPVLTQLGKVKNPWPNVDAHSGVLLNYYGLTEARYYTVLFGVSRSIGICSQLIWDRALGLPLERPKSVTMELLEKHCKKAPDN; from the exons ATGGTTTTCTTTCGAAGCGTTCCTCTTCTTTCCAGGCTTCGTTCTCATGCT CATCAGGTTCAGAAACAGTCAAACCTCAGCAATTCTTTCAGATGGATTCAAACGCAGACCATCTCTTCTGATCTT GACCTTCATTCTCAGCTGAAGGAATTGATCCCAGAACAACAG GAGCGCCTGAAGAAGCTTAAGTCAGAGTATGGAAAAGTTCAATTGGGAAATATTACTGTTGACATG GTGCTTGGGGGGATGAGAGGAATGACTGGATTACTGTGGGAGACTTCATTACTTGATCCAGATGAG GGAATTCGCTTTAGGGGCATGTCAATTCCTGAATGCCAAAAATTGTTGCCAGCTGCAAAGCCTGGTGGAGAACCTTTGCCAGAGGGTCTTCTTTGGCTTCTTTTAACGGGAAAG gtACCAACCAAAGAGCAAGTCGGTGCCTTATCAAAGGAATTGCGTGACCGTGCCTCTGTTCCAG ATTATGTCTTTAAGGCCATTGATGCCCTACCTGTCACTGCTCATCCAATGACTCAGTTTGCAACTGGTGTTATGGCCCTACAG GTTCAGAGTGAATTTCAAAAAGCCTATGAAAAAGGGATTCATAAATCAAA GTACTGGGAGCCAACGTATGAGGATTCTCTTAGTCTGATTGCACGTGTGCCAATAGTAGCTTCATATATTTATCGAAG GATTTACAAAGATGGGAAAGTTATTCCTATGAATGACTCTTTGGATTATGGTGGAAATTTTTCACACATGTTGGGATTTGATAGTCCTGAAATGCAAGAGCTTATGAGGCTTTATGTTACAATCCATAG CGACCATGAAGGTGGGAATGTCAGTGCTCATGCTGGTCACCTG GTTGCTAGTGCACTTTCAGATCCTTATCTTTCATTTGCAGCTGCATTGAATGGTTTAGCTGGGCCACTCCATGGCTTGGCAAATCAG GAAGTTCTCCTTTGGATCAAATCCGTGGTAGAAGAGTGTGGAGAGAATATAACCACAGAACAACTTAAAGACTATGTTTGGAAAACTTTAAATAGCGGAAAG GTTGTTCCTGGATTTGGTCATGGAGTTCTACGCAAGACTGATCCAAGATATACATGTCAAAGGGAGTTTGCATTGAAGCATTTACCTGAAGATCCATTGTTCCAGCTG GTCTCTAAGCTATATGAAGTTGTACCTCCAGTTCTTACCCAGCTGGGCAAG GTTAAAAACCCATGGCCTAATGTTGATGCTCACAGTGGGGTGTTGCTGAACTACTACGGTTTAACTGAAGCTAG GTACTATACTGTACTTTTCGGTGTATCAAGGAGTATTGGTATTTGCTCTCAG CTGATATGGGATCGAGCTCTTGGATTGCCGCTGGAGAGGCCAAAGAGTGTTACAATGGAATTGCTTGAGAAGCACTGCAAGAAAGCTCCTGACAACTGA
- the LOC133674222 gene encoding citrate synthase, mitochondrial isoform X2, which yields MVFFRSVPLLSRLRSHAQHQVQKQSNLSNSFRWIQTQTISSDLDLHSQLKELIPEQQERLKKLKSEYGKVQLGNITVDMVLGGMRGMTGLLWETSLLDPDEGIRFRGMSIPECQKLLPAAKPGGEPLPEGLLWLLLTGKVPTKEQVGALSKELRDRASVPDYVFKAIDALPVTAHPMTQFATGVMALQVQSEFQKAYEKGIHKSKYWEPTYEDSLSLIARVPIVASYIYRRIYKDGKVIPMNDSLDYGGNFSHMLGFDSPEMQELMRLYVTIHSDHEGGNVSAHAGHLVASALSDPYLSFAAALNGLAGPLHGLANQEVLLWIKSVVEECGENITTEQLKDYVWKTLNSGKVVPGFGHGVLRKTDPRYTCQREFALKHLPEDPLFQLVSKLYEVVPPVLTQLGKVKNPWPNVDAHSGVLLNYYGLTEARYYTVLFGVSRSIGICSQLIWDRALGLPLERPKSVTMELLEKHCKKAPDN from the exons ATGGTTTTCTTTCGAAGCGTTCCTCTTCTTTCCAGGCTTCGTTCTCATGCT CAGCATCAGGTTCAGAAACAGTCAAACCTCAGCAATTCTTTCAGATGGATTCAAACGCAGACCATCTCTTCTGATCTT GACCTTCATTCTCAGCTGAAGGAATTGATCCCAGAACAACAG GAGCGCCTGAAGAAGCTTAAGTCAGAGTATGGAAAAGTTCAATTGGGAAATATTACTGTTGACATG GTGCTTGGGGGGATGAGAGGAATGACTGGATTACTGTGGGAGACTTCATTACTTGATCCAGATGAG GGAATTCGCTTTAGGGGCATGTCAATTCCTGAATGCCAAAAATTGTTGCCAGCTGCAAAGCCTGGTGGAGAACCTTTGCCAGAGGGTCTTCTTTGGCTTCTTTTAACGGGAAAG gtACCAACCAAAGAGCAAGTCGGTGCCTTATCAAAGGAATTGCGTGACCGTGCCTCTGTTCCAG ATTATGTCTTTAAGGCCATTGATGCCCTACCTGTCACTGCTCATCCAATGACTCAGTTTGCAACTGGTGTTATGGCCCTACAG GTTCAGAGTGAATTTCAAAAAGCCTATGAAAAAGGGATTCATAAATCAAA GTACTGGGAGCCAACGTATGAGGATTCTCTTAGTCTGATTGCACGTGTGCCAATAGTAGCTTCATATATTTATCGAAG GATTTACAAAGATGGGAAAGTTATTCCTATGAATGACTCTTTGGATTATGGTGGAAATTTTTCACACATGTTGGGATTTGATAGTCCTGAAATGCAAGAGCTTATGAGGCTTTATGTTACAATCCATAG CGACCATGAAGGTGGGAATGTCAGTGCTCATGCTGGTCACCTG GTTGCTAGTGCACTTTCAGATCCTTATCTTTCATTTGCAGCTGCATTGAATGGTTTAGCTGGGCCACTCCATGGCTTGGCAAATCAG GAAGTTCTCCTTTGGATCAAATCCGTGGTAGAAGAGTGTGGAGAGAATATAACCACAGAACAACTTAAAGACTATGTTTGGAAAACTTTAAATAGCGGAAAG GTTGTTCCTGGATTTGGTCATGGAGTTCTACGCAAGACTGATCCAAGATATACATGTCAAAGGGAGTTTGCATTGAAGCATTTACCTGAAGATCCATTGTTCCAGCTG GTCTCTAAGCTATATGAAGTTGTACCTCCAGTTCTTACCCAGCTGGGCAAG GTTAAAAACCCATGGCCTAATGTTGATGCTCACAGTGGGGTGTTGCTGAACTACTACGGTTTAACTGAAGCTAG GTACTATACTGTACTTTTCGGTGTATCAAGGAGTATTGGTATTTGCTCTCAG CTGATATGGGATCGAGCTCTTGGATTGCCGCTGGAGAGGCCAAAGAGTGTTACAATGGAATTGCTTGAGAAGCACTGCAAGAAAGCTCCTGACAACTGA
- the LOC133674222 gene encoding citrate synthase, mitochondrial isoform X1, producing the protein MVFFRSVPLLSRLRSHAIGLMQQHQVQKQSNLSNSFRWIQTQTISSDLDLHSQLKELIPEQQERLKKLKSEYGKVQLGNITVDMVLGGMRGMTGLLWETSLLDPDEGIRFRGMSIPECQKLLPAAKPGGEPLPEGLLWLLLTGKVPTKEQVGALSKELRDRASVPDYVFKAIDALPVTAHPMTQFATGVMALQVQSEFQKAYEKGIHKSKYWEPTYEDSLSLIARVPIVASYIYRRIYKDGKVIPMNDSLDYGGNFSHMLGFDSPEMQELMRLYVTIHSDHEGGNVSAHAGHLVASALSDPYLSFAAALNGLAGPLHGLANQEVLLWIKSVVEECGENITTEQLKDYVWKTLNSGKVVPGFGHGVLRKTDPRYTCQREFALKHLPEDPLFQLVSKLYEVVPPVLTQLGKVKNPWPNVDAHSGVLLNYYGLTEARYYTVLFGVSRSIGICSQLIWDRALGLPLERPKSVTMELLEKHCKKAPDN; encoded by the exons ATGGTTTTCTTTCGAAGCGTTCCTCTTCTTTCCAGGCTTCGTTCTCATGCT atTGGATTAATGCAGCAGCATCAGGTTCAGAAACAGTCAAACCTCAGCAATTCTTTCAGATGGATTCAAACGCAGACCATCTCTTCTGATCTT GACCTTCATTCTCAGCTGAAGGAATTGATCCCAGAACAACAG GAGCGCCTGAAGAAGCTTAAGTCAGAGTATGGAAAAGTTCAATTGGGAAATATTACTGTTGACATG GTGCTTGGGGGGATGAGAGGAATGACTGGATTACTGTGGGAGACTTCATTACTTGATCCAGATGAG GGAATTCGCTTTAGGGGCATGTCAATTCCTGAATGCCAAAAATTGTTGCCAGCTGCAAAGCCTGGTGGAGAACCTTTGCCAGAGGGTCTTCTTTGGCTTCTTTTAACGGGAAAG gtACCAACCAAAGAGCAAGTCGGTGCCTTATCAAAGGAATTGCGTGACCGTGCCTCTGTTCCAG ATTATGTCTTTAAGGCCATTGATGCCCTACCTGTCACTGCTCATCCAATGACTCAGTTTGCAACTGGTGTTATGGCCCTACAG GTTCAGAGTGAATTTCAAAAAGCCTATGAAAAAGGGATTCATAAATCAAA GTACTGGGAGCCAACGTATGAGGATTCTCTTAGTCTGATTGCACGTGTGCCAATAGTAGCTTCATATATTTATCGAAG GATTTACAAAGATGGGAAAGTTATTCCTATGAATGACTCTTTGGATTATGGTGGAAATTTTTCACACATGTTGGGATTTGATAGTCCTGAAATGCAAGAGCTTATGAGGCTTTATGTTACAATCCATAG CGACCATGAAGGTGGGAATGTCAGTGCTCATGCTGGTCACCTG GTTGCTAGTGCACTTTCAGATCCTTATCTTTCATTTGCAGCTGCATTGAATGGTTTAGCTGGGCCACTCCATGGCTTGGCAAATCAG GAAGTTCTCCTTTGGATCAAATCCGTGGTAGAAGAGTGTGGAGAGAATATAACCACAGAACAACTTAAAGACTATGTTTGGAAAACTTTAAATAGCGGAAAG GTTGTTCCTGGATTTGGTCATGGAGTTCTACGCAAGACTGATCCAAGATATACATGTCAAAGGGAGTTTGCATTGAAGCATTTACCTGAAGATCCATTGTTCCAGCTG GTCTCTAAGCTATATGAAGTTGTACCTCCAGTTCTTACCCAGCTGGGCAAG GTTAAAAACCCATGGCCTAATGTTGATGCTCACAGTGGGGTGTTGCTGAACTACTACGGTTTAACTGAAGCTAG GTACTATACTGTACTTTTCGGTGTATCAAGGAGTATTGGTATTTGCTCTCAG CTGATATGGGATCGAGCTCTTGGATTGCCGCTGGAGAGGCCAAAGAGTGTTACAATGGAATTGCTTGAGAAGCACTGCAAGAAAGCTCCTGACAACTGA